A stretch of the Tardiphaga sp. 709 genome encodes the following:
- a CDS encoding HAD family hydrolase translates to MTKIALVVSDVDGTLVTHDKRLTDTAKAAVKKLEDAGIGFTITSSRPPVGMRFLVKPLGITLPIGPFNGSSMVDGDLKPIVQHLIPEAATKRAIEVLEDHGVDIWLFTNDEWVIKRDDGKYVPHERDTIQHEAVMVDDFSPYLAKACKIVGASADFPLLERCEGVMQKALGDTAVAVRSQNYYLDITPPNQNKGTFVQAMAQRLGISLEAIATIGDMRNDLPMFKVSGMSIAMGNASDDVKSQATDVTTSNEEEGFAGAVEMILKRNAGG, encoded by the coding sequence ATGACCAAGATCGCTCTCGTGGTGTCCGATGTCGACGGCACGCTTGTCACCCACGACAAACGCCTCACCGACACGGCCAAGGCGGCCGTGAAGAAACTGGAAGACGCCGGCATCGGCTTCACCATCACGTCGAGCCGCCCGCCCGTCGGCATGCGCTTCCTGGTGAAGCCGCTCGGGATCACGCTGCCGATCGGCCCGTTCAACGGCAGCTCCATGGTGGACGGTGACCTCAAGCCGATCGTGCAGCACCTGATCCCGGAGGCCGCCACCAAGCGCGCCATCGAAGTGCTGGAAGACCACGGCGTCGATATCTGGCTTTTCACCAATGACGAATGGGTGATCAAACGCGACGACGGCAAATATGTGCCGCATGAACGCGACACCATCCAGCATGAGGCCGTGATGGTGGATGACTTCTCGCCCTATCTCGCCAAGGCCTGCAAGATCGTCGGTGCGAGCGCCGACTTCCCGCTGCTGGAACGCTGCGAGGGCGTCATGCAGAAGGCGCTGGGCGATACGGCTGTCGCGGTACGCTCGCAGAACTATTATCTCGACATCACGCCGCCCAATCAGAACAAGGGCACCTTCGTGCAGGCAATGGCGCAGCGGCTAGGCATCTCCCTTGAGGCCATCGCCACCATTGGCGACATGCGCAACGACCTTCCGATGTTCAAGGTGTCGGGCATGTCGATTGCCATGGGCAATGCGAGCGACGACGTGAAATCGCAGGCAACGGATGTGACGACGTCGAATGAGGAGGAAGGCTTTGCGGGGGCGGTAGAGATGATTTTGAAGCGGAATGCGGGCGGCTGA
- the malQ gene encoding 4-alpha-glucanotransferase translates to MDLFTKAAELGIQTGFHDGQGQWHTTGEAALKLILDAMPVRTPHRFVESPVVVRAGEGARTVLNEAATFPLSWKILDGVKVIAEGTTGGREITWPRDLPVGVHKLRLVDARNFPDEAPFIVAPSKAFPGTFDRSWIVAVQLYGVRSERNWGIGDFTDLQGLIRLAASFGAGGVGLNPLHALFDDRPAECSPYSPNSRLFLNPLYIDVEALPEYAAGDSGNRLADLRASKFVDYVDIAATKSAAMLAAFETFCADPTSERQKAFAAFRAERAPLLTRFACFEVLRHQHQTAWWDWPSEWLLPDDATCEAFRAGPDGKEVAYIEYVQWNADLQLKACFDLTTKLGMPVGLYLDVAVGVQSGGFDAWNEQIAISRHLSVGAPPDALQPAGQNWGLAGFNAAGLEVQGFAPFKDMLRASMRYAGAIRLDHVLGLNRLYVVPHGYDADNGAYVKMPLEALLAVTAQESVANRCVVIGEDLGTVPDGFRDHLASWGIWSYLVMMFERDERYAFRGIDYYAPNALVTFNTHDLPTYAGWRSLHDLQLKRSLGIDPGESDDARRYALQMLGEALRTQGINTEDFYAVAHFLARTRTRLLAVALEDLLGVIDQPNIPGTINEHPNWRQRLPATVETMATSIDRDALHIATADRSSSALT, encoded by the coding sequence ATGGATCTTTTCACCAAAGCTGCCGAACTCGGAATCCAGACCGGTTTTCACGACGGTCAGGGTCAGTGGCACACCACGGGCGAAGCCGCCCTTAAGCTCATTCTGGACGCCATGCCGGTGCGCACGCCGCATCGTTTCGTCGAGAGCCCGGTCGTGGTCCGGGCCGGCGAGGGCGCCCGCACGGTCCTCAATGAGGCTGCCACGTTTCCCCTGAGCTGGAAAATTCTCGACGGAGTTAAGGTTATCGCCGAGGGAACGACGGGGGGGCGCGAGATCACCTGGCCGCGCGACCTGCCGGTCGGCGTGCACAAGCTCAGACTGGTCGACGCCAGGAACTTCCCGGACGAAGCGCCCTTCATCGTGGCACCATCCAAGGCATTTCCCGGCACCTTCGATCGCTCGTGGATTGTCGCCGTGCAGCTCTATGGTGTGCGCTCGGAGCGCAACTGGGGGATCGGCGACTTCACCGATCTGCAGGGCCTGATCAGACTGGCCGCCAGTTTCGGCGCCGGCGGTGTCGGCCTTAATCCACTGCATGCGCTGTTCGATGACCGGCCTGCCGAATGCAGCCCTTATTCGCCGAACAGCCGGCTGTTTCTCAATCCGCTCTATATCGATGTCGAGGCGCTGCCCGAATATGCCGCAGGTGACAGCGGCAACAGGCTTGCCGATCTGCGCGCCAGCAAGTTCGTCGATTATGTCGATATCGCTGCGACGAAGTCGGCAGCGATGCTTGCCGCCTTTGAGACATTTTGTGCCGATCCGACTTCCGAGCGTCAGAAAGCCTTTGCCGCCTTCCGCGCCGAACGCGCGCCACTGCTGACGCGCTTTGCCTGTTTCGAAGTACTGCGCCATCAGCACCAGACCGCATGGTGGGACTGGCCGTCGGAATGGCTGTTGCCCGATGACGCGACCTGCGAAGCTTTCCGCGCCGGGCCGGACGGCAAGGAAGTCGCTTATATCGAATATGTGCAGTGGAATGCCGACCTGCAGCTCAAGGCGTGTTTCGATCTGACGACGAAGCTTGGCATGCCCGTCGGCCTCTATCTGGACGTCGCCGTCGGCGTGCAGTCCGGCGGCTTCGATGCCTGGAACGAGCAGATCGCGATCTCGCGTCATCTCTCCGTGGGTGCGCCGCCTGATGCGCTGCAGCCCGCCGGGCAGAACTGGGGTCTCGCGGGCTTCAATGCCGCGGGGCTGGAAGTACAGGGCTTCGCACCGTTCAAGGACATGCTGCGTGCCTCGATGCGCTATGCCGGTGCTATCAGGCTCGATCACGTGCTCGGCCTCAATCGCCTTTACGTCGTGCCGCACGGCTACGACGCTGATAACGGCGCCTATGTGAAGATGCCGCTGGAAGCCCTGCTGGCCGTGACGGCGCAGGAGAGCGTCGCCAATCGCTGCGTGGTGATCGGCGAGGATCTCGGTACCGTGCCGGACGGCTTCCGCGATCATCTCGCGTCCTGGGGCATCTGGTCGTATCTGGTGATGATGTTCGAGCGTGATGAACGCTATGCCTTCCGCGGTATCGACTATTACGCACCGAATGCGCTGGTGACCTTCAATACCCACGATCTGCCGACCTATGCCGGCTGGCGCAGCCTGCACGATCTGCAGCTGAAGCGCTCGCTGGGCATAGATCCCGGCGAGAGCGACGATGCCCGGCGTTACGCGCTGCAGATGCTCGGCGAAGCGCTGCGGACGCAGGGTATCAATACCGAAGACTTCTACGCCGTCGCTCACTTTCTCGCGCGCACGCGGACCCGTTTGCTGGCCGTCGCGTTGGAAGACCTGTTGGGTGTGATCGATCAGCCGAATATTCCCGGCACCATCAATGAGCATCCGAACTGGCGGCAGCGGCTGCCGGCCACGGTGGAGACGATGGCCACGTCGATCGATCGTGACGCGCTGCACATTGCAACCGCGGACAGGAGTTCGTCCGCATTGACGTAA
- a CDS encoding alpha-1,4-glucan--maltose-1-phosphate maltosyltransferase, producing MNRTSQIVDTAGIGGAFHIENIYPIIDAGRFPVKRIVGEPVSVYADLYRDGHEIIAAAIVWRREQDREWNRVPMTLEVNDRWGGSFIPDGIGRYVYAIEAWTDEFATWRHGFELKLKAGQDVTLDALEGAGLMTKAQNGGPEASALIVKQCENFLQTGDNEPLLSPELRTAMAEAQLRPDLTRSPLLPLMIDRERARNGAWYEMVPRSQSTVPGQHGTFRDCIARLTDVQAMGFDVLYFTPIHPIGKTNRKGKNNSLTSEPGDVGSPYAIGGAEGGHDALHPELGTMEDFHALIAACKEHDLEVAIDVAVQCSPDHPWVKEHPDWFKRRPDGSMKYAENPPKKYEDIHNPDFDCEDAGSLWNALRDMLLFWCDQGVKIFRIDNPHTKPLRFWEWAIHEVQLKHPDALFLAEAFTRPKLMKGLAKLGFSQSYTYFTWRTAKWEIEQYLNELCGYPEREFYRPNFFVNTPDILPYHLQSGEAWMFKARVALAAALSSTYGIYNGFELLEHEPIPGKEEYLNSEKYEIRTRDWNAPGNIKPYITALNHARRANSALQQTSNLRFMPVDNDNIIGFVKQSVDGTNTVAGAIALSRDPYEFWLPIDTQVTVDGEKRNVAAVENIITGERYGVEWGGIRLRLDPQRDPAVFFRCLA from the coding sequence GTGAACAGAACATCCCAAATCGTGGACACCGCCGGTATCGGCGGGGCTTTCCATATCGAAAACATCTATCCGATCATCGACGCTGGCCGCTTCCCGGTCAAACGCATCGTGGGCGAACCCGTCTCTGTCTATGCCGACCTGTATCGCGATGGTCACGAGATCATCGCCGCTGCCATCGTCTGGCGCCGTGAGCAGGACCGCGAGTGGAATCGGGTCCCGATGACGCTGGAGGTCAACGACCGCTGGGGCGGCTCGTTCATTCCCGATGGCATCGGACGCTATGTGTATGCCATCGAGGCCTGGACCGACGAATTCGCGACCTGGCGCCACGGCTTCGAACTGAAGCTGAAGGCCGGACAGGACGTCACGCTGGATGCGCTGGAAGGCGCCGGCCTGATGACCAAGGCGCAGAATGGCGGACCCGAGGCTTCGGCGCTCATCGTCAAGCAATGTGAGAATTTTCTGCAGACCGGCGACAATGAGCCGCTGTTGTCACCCGAGCTGCGCACCGCCATGGCCGAAGCGCAATTGCGCCCGGACCTGACGCGCTCGCCTTTGCTGCCGCTGATGATCGACCGTGAACGTGCCCGCAACGGCGCGTGGTACGAGATGGTGCCGCGCAGCCAGAGCACGGTGCCCGGCCAGCATGGCACGTTCCGCGACTGCATTGCCCGCCTGACCGACGTGCAGGCCATGGGCTTCGACGTGCTGTATTTCACGCCGATCCACCCGATCGGCAAGACCAACCGCAAGGGCAAGAACAACTCGCTGACCTCCGAGCCCGGCGATGTCGGCAGCCCCTATGCCATTGGCGGGGCCGAGGGCGGCCATGATGCGCTTCATCCCGAACTCGGCACCATGGAGGATTTCCATGCGCTGATCGCTGCGTGCAAAGAGCACGACCTGGAAGTCGCTATCGACGTCGCCGTGCAATGCTCGCCGGATCATCCGTGGGTCAAGGAGCATCCGGACTGGTTCAAGCGCCGGCCAGACGGTTCGATGAAATACGCGGAGAACCCGCCGAAGAAATACGAAGACATCCATAATCCCGACTTCGATTGCGAGGATGCGGGATCGCTGTGGAACGCGCTCCGCGACATGCTGCTGTTCTGGTGCGATCAGGGCGTGAAGATCTTCCGCATCGATAATCCACACACCAAGCCGCTGCGGTTCTGGGAATGGGCGATCCATGAGGTGCAACTGAAGCATCCCGACGCGCTGTTTCTGGCGGAGGCCTTTACGCGTCCGAAGCTGATGAAGGGCCTCGCCAAGCTCGGCTTCTCGCAGAGCTACACCTATTTCACCTGGCGCACCGCGAAGTGGGAGATCGAGCAATATCTCAACGAGCTATGCGGCTATCCCGAGCGCGAATTCTATCGCCCGAACTTCTTCGTCAACACGCCGGACATCCTGCCCTATCACCTGCAATCCGGCGAAGCCTGGATGTTCAAGGCGCGGGTGGCGCTGGCGGCCGCACTGTCGTCGACCTACGGCATCTATAACGGTTTCGAACTGCTCGAACATGAGCCGATCCCGGGCAAGGAAGAATATCTGAACTCCGAGAAATACGAGATCAGGACCCGTGACTGGAACGCGCCGGGCAATATCAAACCCTATATAACCGCGCTGAACCACGCGCGCCGCGCCAACTCGGCGCTGCAGCAGACGTCAAACCTGCGCTTCATGCCGGTCGACAACGACAACATCATCGGCTTCGTGAAGCAGTCAGTCGACGGCACCAATACGGTCGCCGGCGCCATCGCGCTGTCGCGCGATCCCTATGAATTCTGGCTGCCGATCGACACGCAAGTCACGGTCGATGGCGAGAAGCGCAACGTCGCCGCCGTCGAAAACATCATCACCGGCGAGCGCTACGGCGTCGAATGGGGCGGCATCCGCCTGCGTCTCGACCCCCAGCGCGATCCCGCCGTCTTCTTCCGTTGCCTCGCCTGA
- a CDS encoding glycoside hydrolase family 15 protein, whose protein sequence is MYSNIEDYALIGDCETAALVNRNGSIDWLCWPAFDSDACFTALLGTKDHGRWQITPDAPIKACKRRYRGDSLILETTLETDDGAITLIDFMPPRGAASDVVRIVRGDRGTVTVRMELIIRFGFGAAIPWVKRDKDGGVLAICGPDMTVLHTPVETHGENLTTVAKFEVKQGDNIPFVLTYGPSHLKVPAPINVDEALKDTEEFWKEWSSRCTYKGEHRDLVMRSLITLKALIYAPSGGIVAAPTTSLPEKLGGSRNWDYRFCWLRDATLTLLVLMNSGYTDEARAWHRWLLRAVAGAPAEMQIMYGIMGQRRLLEWEADWLPGYGGALPVRVGNAAHAQLQLDVYGELIDAFHQTRVAKLELDGDTWAVECAILEHLASVWNKPDHGIWELRGPGKHYVLSKVGCWVAFDRAIKSAETFNLKGPVDKWKELRKEIHRDVCEKGFDPRENTFVESYGSDVLDGAILLLPALGFLPADDPRVKGTIAAVEKYLIRDGFVLRHDPRAVTGEVQPAEGAFLACSLWLAEAYIKMGEIAKAEELFNRVVAIANDVGLLAEEYDSGVKRQTGNFPQALTHIALIAVAHNLASAKRPHEKKVERAK, encoded by the coding sequence TTGTACAGCAATATCGAAGATTACGCGCTGATCGGCGATTGTGAGACCGCCGCTCTCGTCAACCGCAACGGATCGATCGACTGGCTGTGCTGGCCGGCCTTCGATTCTGACGCATGCTTCACCGCGCTGCTCGGCACCAAGGATCACGGTCGCTGGCAAATCACGCCCGACGCTCCGATCAAGGCGTGCAAACGGCGCTATCGCGGCGACTCGCTCATTTTGGAAACCACGCTGGAGACCGACGACGGCGCCATCACGCTGATCGACTTCATGCCGCCGCGCGGCGCCGCCTCTGATGTGGTGCGCATCGTCCGCGGCGATCGCGGCACGGTGACGGTCCGGATGGAGCTGATTATTCGCTTCGGATTCGGCGCGGCTATCCCGTGGGTGAAGCGCGACAAGGATGGCGGAGTGCTGGCGATTTGCGGGCCCGACATGACCGTGCTGCATACGCCGGTCGAGACCCATGGCGAGAACCTCACGACCGTCGCGAAATTCGAAGTCAAACAGGGCGACAATATCCCGTTTGTGCTGACCTACGGACCGTCGCATCTCAAAGTGCCTGCGCCGATCAATGTCGACGAGGCGCTGAAGGACACCGAGGAATTCTGGAAGGAATGGAGCAGCCGCTGCACCTACAAAGGCGAGCACCGCGATCTCGTGATGCGCTCGCTGATCACGCTGAAGGCGCTGATCTATGCGCCGTCCGGCGGCATCGTCGCGGCGCCGACCACGTCGCTGCCTGAAAAGCTCGGCGGCTCCAGAAACTGGGACTATCGCTTCTGCTGGCTGCGCGATGCGACCCTCACGCTGCTGGTGCTGATGAACAGCGGCTACACGGATGAGGCGCGCGCCTGGCATCGCTGGCTGCTGCGCGCCGTCGCCGGCGCACCGGCCGAGATGCAGATCATGTACGGCATCATGGGCCAGCGCCGCCTGCTCGAATGGGAGGCCGACTGGTTGCCCGGCTATGGCGGCGCGCTGCCGGTGCGCGTCGGCAATGCCGCGCATGCGCAATTGCAGCTCGACGTCTATGGCGAACTGATCGATGCCTTCCATCAGACCCGCGTCGCCAAACTAGAACTCGATGGCGACACCTGGGCGGTCGAATGCGCGATTCTCGAACATCTCGCCTCGGTCTGGAACAAGCCCGATCACGGCATCTGGGAGCTCCGCGGCCCCGGCAAGCACTATGTGCTCTCGAAAGTCGGCTGCTGGGTTGCGTTCGACCGCGCCATCAAGAGCGCCGAGACCTTTAATCTCAAAGGCCCCGTCGACAAATGGAAGGAGCTGCGCAAGGAGATTCACCGCGACGTCTGCGAGAAGGGGTTCGATCCCCGCGAAAACACCTTCGTGGAATCCTATGGCTCGGACGTGCTCGACGGCGCCATCCTGTTGCTGCCGGCTCTGGGTTTTCTTCCGGCCGACGATCCTCGCGTGAAGGGCACGATCGCGGCGGTCGAGAAATATCTGATACGTGACGGCTTCGTGCTGCGCCACGATCCGCGCGCGGTCACCGGCGAGGTGCAGCCCGCCGAGGGCGCGTTCCTCGCCTGCAGCCTGTGGCTGGCCGAGGCCTATATCAAGATGGGCGAGATCGCCAAGGCGGAAGAACTGTTCAATCGCGTCGTTGCGATCGCCAATGATGTCGGCCTGCTGGCGGAAGAATATGACAGCGGCGTCAAACGCCAGACCGGCAACTTCCCGCAGGCGCTGACCCATATCGCGTTGATCGCCGTGGCGCATAATCTGGCAAGCGCCAAGCGTCCGCATGAGAAGAAGGTGGAGCGGGCGAAGTAG
- the treS gene encoding maltose alpha-D-glucosyltransferase — protein sequence MNVMTEIDAKTKQRAEEIDKLWYKDAIIYQLHVKTFADSNHDGIGDFIGLTEKLDYLQDLGVTTIWLMPFYPSPGRDDGYDIADYGSIHPDFGTMKDFKRFIHEAKRRGLRVITELVINHTSDQHDWFKRARRSPAGSSARNWYVWSDTDQKYQSTRIIFTDTEKSNWTWDPEAKAYYWHRFFSHQPDLNFDNPRVVSAVVQVMKRWLDAGVDGFRLDAIPYLVERDGTNNENLPETHKVIKHLRAELDAYAPGKLLLAEANQWPEDVQEYFGNSDECHMAYHFPLMPRIYMALAQEDRFPITDIMRQTPDIPGDCQWAMFLRNHDELTLEMVTDVERDYLWSTYANDPRARINVGIRRRLAPLMDNDRRKIELLDSLLLSFPGTPIIYYGDEIGMGDNIYLGDRNGVRTPMQWAPDRNGGFSRADPARLYAPPIMDPIYGYESVNVEAQSRSLSSLLSATKRLIAVRKSTLAFGRGTMTFIRPDNRSVLAYVRQLGDEAILCVANLSRAAQATELDLSPWKERVPLEMLGRTKFPPIGDLPYMITLAPYGFYWFQLQLRDVSEHSQPPVVPEFETLVVPLGSTWMTLARTRGVFERDVLPSFLARSRWYPERQPKAIQPVLTGAIPFCEIGDNRPWLVFFQTTQRNVATRYLLPMQIEWTRFDRERYNPKAFAAVRQGAREGTLLDVATDHIFIALLLHNLRTSLTVEEEGNRLEFRPTTKLAEKPAASLENIRAVETEQSNSTALVDNDYVVKIYRKLQAGINPEIEVSRFLTDIAGFTNTPALLGSVELVEGDQRSAVAIVHAFVQNQGDAWTVTSAYLDRFADEQRLLAVDDHAPHSEEQVPYLLYMSQTGRRVAEMQMALASRDDIPDFKPEPTSPDDIRLWINEIVTRAEPVFSALAQRRNAAKDSDRALIDQVLELRHGLRGWLTELLPENIDGLKIRHHGDFHLGQMLIVKDDIFIIDFEGEPRRPIDERRRKAPAARDIAGLIRSIDYSATAALERALKVTSDDTGKLAAALDAWRERATTAFVDAYRETMTDARLWPADAGATKEMLNFFLLEKALYEIEYELAHRPDWLRVPLTGILRILNQYSEEAV from the coding sequence ATGAACGTCATGACCGAAATCGACGCGAAAACGAAACAGCGCGCAGAGGAGATCGACAAGCTCTGGTACAAGGACGCCATCATCTATCAGCTGCATGTGAAGACCTTCGCTGACAGCAACCATGACGGCATCGGCGACTTTATCGGTCTGACCGAGAAGCTGGATTACCTGCAGGACCTCGGCGTCACCACCATCTGGCTGATGCCGTTCTATCCGTCGCCTGGCCGCGACGACGGCTACGACATCGCCGACTATGGTTCGATCCATCCCGACTTCGGCACGATGAAGGACTTCAAGCGCTTCATCCACGAAGCCAAGCGCCGCGGCTTGCGCGTGATTACCGAACTCGTCATCAACCACACGTCGGACCAACATGACTGGTTCAAACGCGCCCGCCGCAGCCCGGCAGGCTCATCCGCCCGCAACTGGTATGTCTGGAGCGATACCGACCAGAAATATCAGAGCACCCGGATCATCTTCACCGATACCGAAAAGTCGAACTGGACCTGGGATCCGGAAGCCAAAGCCTATTACTGGCATCGCTTCTTCTCGCATCAGCCGGATCTGAATTTCGACAATCCGCGCGTCGTCTCCGCCGTGGTGCAGGTGATGAAACGCTGGCTTGATGCCGGCGTCGATGGCTTCCGTCTGGACGCGATCCCCTATCTTGTCGAGCGCGACGGCACCAATAACGAGAACCTGCCGGAGACGCACAAGGTCATCAAACATCTGCGCGCCGAGCTCGACGCCTATGCGCCGGGCAAGCTGCTGCTCGCCGAGGCCAATCAATGGCCGGAGGACGTGCAGGAATATTTCGGCAACAGCGACGAATGCCACATGGCCTATCACTTCCCGCTGATGCCGCGCATCTATATGGCGCTGGCGCAGGAAGACCGCTTCCCGATCACCGATATCATGCGGCAGACGCCAGACATCCCCGGCGACTGCCAGTGGGCGATGTTCCTGCGCAATCACGACGAGCTGACGCTGGAAATGGTCACCGACGTCGAGCGCGACTATCTGTGGTCGACCTATGCGAACGATCCGCGCGCCCGCATTAATGTCGGCATTCGCCGTCGCCTGGCGCCCTTGATGGACAACGATCGCCGCAAGATCGAGCTGCTTGATTCACTGCTGCTGTCCTTCCCCGGCACGCCGATCATCTATTACGGCGACGAGATCGGCATGGGCGACAATATCTATCTCGGTGACCGCAACGGCGTGCGCACACCGATGCAGTGGGCACCGGACCGCAATGGCGGCTTCTCGCGCGCCGATCCTGCGCGGCTCTATGCACCGCCGATCATGGATCCAATCTACGGCTACGAGTCGGTGAACGTGGAGGCGCAGTCGCGCAGCCTGTCGTCGCTGCTGTCGGCGACCAAGCGGCTCATTGCTGTCAGGAAATCGACGCTGGCTTTCGGCCGCGGCACCATGACCTTCATCCGCCCCGACAACCGCTCTGTTCTCGCTTATGTGCGCCAGCTCGGCGACGAAGCGATTCTCTGCGTCGCCAACCTGTCGCGCGCTGCGCAGGCCACCGAACTCGATCTGTCGCCATGGAAAGAACGCGTGCCGCTGGAAATGCTCGGCCGCACCAAATTCCCGCCGATCGGCGATCTGCCTTACATGATCACGCTGGCGCCTTACGGCTTCTACTGGTTCCAGCTGCAGCTCCGCGATGTCTCCGAACATTCGCAGCCGCCGGTGGTGCCGGAATTCGAAACGCTGGTGGTGCCGCTTGGTTCGACCTGGATGACTCTCGCCCGTACGCGCGGCGTGTTCGAGCGCGACGTGCTGCCTTCCTTCCTGGCACGCAGCCGCTGGTATCCGGAGCGACAGCCAAAGGCGATCCAGCCCGTACTCACCGGCGCGATCCCGTTCTGCGAGATCGGCGACAACCGTCCATGGCTGGTGTTTTTTCAGACCACGCAGCGCAATGTGGCGACGCGCTATCTGCTGCCCATGCAGATCGAGTGGACCCGCTTCGACCGTGAACGTTATAATCCGAAGGCCTTTGCCGCCGTCCGCCAGGGCGCACGCGAAGGTACCCTGCTCGACGTCGCCACCGACCACATCTTCATTGCGCTGCTGCTGCACAATCTGCGCACGTCGCTGACGGTCGAGGAAGAAGGCAATCGCCTGGAGTTCCGGCCGACCACGAAGCTTGCCGAAAAACCTGCTGCCTCGCTCGAGAATATCCGTGCGGTGGAGACCGAGCAGTCCAACAGCACCGCTCTGGTCGATAACGACTATGTGGTGAAGATCTATCGCAAGCTGCAGGCCGGCATCAATCCGGAGATCGAGGTCAGCCGTTTCCTGACCGACATCGCCGGCTTCACCAACACGCCGGCTCTGCTTGGCAGCGTCGAACTGGTCGAGGGTGATCAACGCAGCGCCGTCGCCATCGTGCATGCCTTTGTGCAGAATCAGGGCGATGCCTGGACGGTGACATCGGCCTATCTCGACCGTTTCGCCGATGAGCAGCGCCTGCTGGCGGTGGATGACCACGCCCCGCACAGTGAAGAGCAGGTGCCGTATCTGCTCTATATGTCGCAGACCGGCCGCCGCGTCGCCGAGATGCAGATGGCGCTGGCCAGCCGCGACGACATCCCGGATTTCAAGCCGGAGCCGACATCGCCTGACGATATCAGGCTCTGGATCAATGAAATCGTCACGCGTGCGGAGCCGGTATTTAGTGCGCTCGCCCAACGTCGCAATGCTGCAAAGGATTCGGATCGCGCGCTGATCGATCAGGTGCTGGAGCTGCGCCACGGCTTGCGGGGGTGGCTGACCGAGCTGCTGCCGGAGAATATCGACGGACTGAAGATCCGCCATCACGGAGATTTCCATCTCGGCCAGATGCTGATCGTCAAGGATGATATCTTCATCATCGACTTCGAGGGTGAACCGCGCAGGCCGATCGATGAGCGCCGCCGCAAGGCGCCCGCTGCACGTGATATCGCCGGGCTCATTCGCTCGATCGATTATTCGGCAACGGCAGCGCTGGAACGCGCGCTCAAGGTCACTTCGGACGACACCGGCAAGCTGGCTGCGGCACTGGACGCCTGGCGGGAACGTGCCACCACGGCTTTCGTTGACGCCTATCGCGAGACCATGACTGATGCGCGGCTGTGGCCGGCAGACGCGGGGGCCACCAAGGAAATGCTGAACTTCTTCCTTCTGGAGAAGGCGCTTTATGAAATCGAATACGAACTCGCGCATCGGCCAGATTGGCTGCGGGTGCCACTGACTGGCATTCTGCGCATTCTGAACCAGTATTCTGAGGAAGCCGTATGA
- a CDS encoding gluconokinase gives MGVSSSGKSTIAKTLAERLGWRFADGDDFHPKANIEKQRAGQPLTDDDRWPWLQSIADEIDRVTASGERIVVACSALKRAYRDLLLHGRDDIRIVYLDGSRELIAKRMAARKNHFMPPTLLDSQFKTLEVPGPDERPMTVSIDDDVDGIVSAIIKQLPT, from the coding sequence ATGGGCGTCTCCAGCTCGGGCAAGAGCACGATCGCGAAGACGCTTGCTGAACGCCTCGGCTGGCGCTTCGCCGATGGCGACGATTTTCACCCGAAGGCGAATATCGAGAAGCAGCGCGCGGGCCAGCCGCTCACCGACGACGATCGCTGGCCCTGGCTGCAGAGCATTGCCGACGAGATCGACCGCGTCACCGCGTCCGGCGAGAGAATCGTGGTTGCCTGTTCTGCGCTCAAGCGCGCCTATCGTGATCTGCTGTTGCACGGCCGCGACGACATTCGCATCGTCTATCTCGACGGCTCCAGGGAGCTGATCGCCAAGCGCATGGCGGCGCGAAAGAATCATTTCATGCCGCCGACGCTGCTCGACAGCCAGTTCAAGACGCTGGAAGTCCCCGGCCCAGACGAACGCCCGATGACAGTATCCATCGACGACGATGTCGACGGCATCGTCTCCGCCATCATCAAACAACTGCCGACCTGA